CCCGCGGTTTCTGAAACACTGGAAAGAATTCCTGGGTGCACAACGAGATTGGTCATCGAATTGCAAATATGCCAAAcctagaaaaataaaagggggAATTCCAACAATTGTGCTCTGCAATCCAGGTCTCAATTCTTCGTATCACGACTATTTAAGTGCACTAGACCGTGAGAATCTCCTCAACTGGACTAAACAGAATGCAGCATTTTACTTCCTCGAACAGCCCCTATTCGTACTCACAAACCAAGATCAGGCACCACCTgtccaagaagaagaagaattgaACAACAATAATTAAGTTCCCAACATGTTCATCATTTCTTGATCAGATGGATCGATCAAGTGTTAACTGGGCCTCGCAAAAGGCCCAATAAATAATAATCGAATGTATCCATCAAAtgttatcaattttttttctaatgttCTCAATTTCTTGATCCAATGTGCCATTTAAATGTCACTGGGCCTTCCACCAGGCCCAATAAATAATATCCGaatatattattagatatttGATTCAATATGTCAATTAGAAGACAACTGAGCCAATTAGTTTCTCCTGGACCTCTCACCAGGCCCAATAAATAATATCCGAATATATGCATAAAATGTTCTCAATTACTTGATCCAATTGGCCATTCTAAATGTCACTGGGCCTCGCAACAGGCCCAGCTAAAAATAACACTAGGCCCAACCATAGTAAAATCAATTGaagtattttcattttcataatGCGTATTTATTACACGTGTCACTGCTGCATTAAATCCCTATATACGTATGAATACTACCATTATACGTCGTATACTACGTTATATTTCTACATATATCCCTGTGTGTGTGGGGTCCACATCCTCCATCGAAGGGGTTCAAGAGTCCAGGGGTTCCGTTCATCCTCATCAGTCCACTTCTTCTAC
Above is a genomic segment from Coffea eugenioides isolate CCC68of chromosome 5, Ceug_1.0, whole genome shotgun sequence containing:
- the LOC113771147 gene encoding uncharacterized protein LOC113771147, with product MPRAPSSFFINAKNIFLTYPRSDNRPHRPMSIIIEGPSRTGKTCWARSLNPHAHNYNAGHIDLAHHCDNAWYNVLDDVNPRFLKHWKEFLGAQRDWSSNCKYAKPRKIKGGIPTIVLCNPGLNSSYHDYLSALDRENLLNWTKQNAAFYFLEQPLFVLTNQDQAPPVQEEEELNNNN